The following proteins are co-located in the Bacteroidota bacterium genome:
- a CDS encoding gliding motility-associated C-terminal domain-containing protein, with amino-acid sequence MHTINIASTLLVLAPNVFTPNGDGKNDTFTLVVKGAKTFQVSIVNRWGIQIHAWEKGNDMHWDGHTVTGQECSQGVYYYTITGVLENGEAFKQGSLHLMR; translated from the coding sequence ATGCATACCATAAACATAGCCTCCACTTTACTGGTGCTTGCCCCCAATGTATTCACCCCCAATGGTGACGGCAAAAACGATACATTCACTCTGGTTGTAAAAGGGGCAAAAACATTCCAGGTAAGTATTGTCAACCGCTGGGGCATACAAATTCACGCTTGGGAAAAAGGAAACGATATGCACTGGGATGGCCACACAGTTACAGGCCAGGAATGCAGCCAGGGGGTTTATTATTATACCATAACCGGAGTTCTGGAAAATGGAGAAGCCTTTAAACAAGGTTCCCTGCATTTAATGAGATGA